The DNA window TGATTATGGGGCCATCAGGTTGCGGAAAAACCACACTGATGAAGAGCCTGAACCGCCTTACCGACTTGCATGCCGACGCAAAAGTCAGCGGTAGCATCACCATTGACGGCCGTGACATTCTGAATACCACCGATGATATCACAAAGATCAGGAAAATGATGGGTTTACTGGCACAGAGGCCTTACCCTCTACCCATGAGCATTTACAACAATATTGCATATGGTTTGCGTATCAGCGGGCGAAAGAAAAAACGGTTTCTCGACAAGCGGGTGGAGCACTACCTGAGGCAGGTCAACCTGTGGGATGAGGTGAAAGACCGGCTGAAAGACCCCGCCGGCGCACTCTCTATCGGCCAGCAGCAGCGTCTTTGC is part of the Bacteroidales bacterium genome and encodes:
- a CDS encoding ATP-binding cassette domain-containing protein is translated as MNNAKIDISNLNLYYGKQHILKDINATIPDRQITVIMGPSGCGKTTLMKSLNRLTDLHADAKVSGSITIDGRDILNTTDDITKIRKMMGLLAQRPYPLPMSIYNNIAYGLRISGRKKKRFLDKRVEHYLRQVNLWDEVKDRLKDPAGALSIGQQQRLCLARGLAVDPEIILADEPTSALDPISSQTIEEKFNELKSHYTIVLVT